Proteins from a genomic interval of Drosophila willistoni isolate 14030-0811.24 chromosome 2L unlocalized genomic scaffold, UCI_dwil_1.1 Seg139, whole genome shotgun sequence:
- the LOC26529321 gene encoding uncharacterized protein LOC26529321 yields the protein MVNAGCVARLLSNFHISTNQWVKTVNPGWYEKRELPKTVLIKKESLSLMTKVKSPRRLEIKNKRKFVQKMRFGKNPYHLRKSLK from the exons ATGGTAAATGCCGGCTGTGTTGCACGATTGCTAAGCAATTTTCATATTAGCACCAATCAATGGGTGAAAACAGTCAATCCAGGGTGGTATGAAAAGCGAG AATTACCCAAAACTGTGCTGATAAAAAAAGAATCTCTTTCTCTAATGACTAAAGTTAAGAGTCCACGCAGATTAGAGATTAAAAACAAGAGAAAGTTCGTGCAAAAGATGCGCTTTGGAAAGAATCCCTATCATTTGCGAAAGTCCTTGAAGTAA
- the LOC111518601 gene encoding uncharacterized protein LOC111518601, whose product MVRRKGLMGGLAKQLSMSAYQNLVSPYRQQPVGAGFAPQTIIRQRNLTPSTPEYWHAMCNKLVGAMPRMATMTQPDASSRKLNRLRRNLMKPASTAKDSGIGIMSGYMQPQRNCQPANWVHPGMELPKEYGIVGRQSPTSPTGGVRPGFGQNFEPPRQQIHNRFNFGMCAGNFIGEEPQNCPSQTSMYAEVLAKSKEFTPVSILKKRSCSETGREPPGTKPAQVISILRQAETPKMAKEPSLPSLSKPALNPRCKFSEPLVVKATSKPKSSVRNASKVKPPSNHPNKIPQKAQPEVKAYQEQSEYWHSQPTSIFNFGKCASHYLDSSPDESDSESIMYKAANAMEHAECNPKKSPSRVNSPLAPALARVPEVFHIVGSIPSAKLSSELPKRVVKVTSKRFLKRLAQRLESGNNTSTITLTEDNVIKPSKSARSSQTTLRTSNEVQTPPTSTCNLDLEALKKLLHPEKSTITETMPTEVKSETRDSLNLNELLSGNKVKNMEDNPLWDSLMRLVVHMCDAKGNDQKTDSPAAVVAEKSRLSAGDGQERKPKQYSVYLLVSSDEEDGHAISQRTSSLPIEVKSSKKTVSYSNLTHKKTEYTEHCHQVYEQEHPKIKRRKRRCRRNLCDTQSYCLFPEQLPIRRPLHWPKPDMSKPENRQMRTSSMPKKSNRKRSMSLALEQHQRSWRMYENQPLNARALQKEYSRLLGSSHSNLRTVSCK is encoded by the coding sequence ATGGTCCGGCGTAAAGGCCTAATGGGTGGCCTGGCCAAGCAATTGTCAATGAGTGCCTATCAGAATCTAGTCTCGCCATATCGTCAGCAACCAGTAGGGGCGGGGTTTGCCCCCCAAACCATTATACGGCAAAGGAACTTAACACCCTCGACTCCTGAATATTGGCATGCAATGTGTAATAAATTAGTTGGAGCCATGCCACGCATGGCTACCATGACTCAACCTGATGCCAGTAGTCGTAAATTGAATCGTTTGCGAAGGAATTTAATGAAGCCAGCGTCAACAGCAAAAGATTCTGGCATAGGCATAATGTCTGGATATATGCAACCACAGCGAAATTGTCAACCCGCGAACTGGGTTCACCCTGGAATGGAGCTACCCAAAGAATATGGGATAGTGGGAAGACAGTCACCTACATCACCTACGGGTGGGGTAAGACCCGGTTTCGGCCAAAATTTTGAACCGCCCCGGCAACAAATTCACAATCGCTTTAATTTTGGAATGTGTGCTGGCAATTTTATTGGCGAAGAACCACAGAATTGTCCATCTCAGACATCTATGTATGCAGAAGTATTAGCAAAGTCCAAAGAGTTTACTCCAGTTAGTATCTTAAAGAAACGTTCATGCTCTGAAACTGGGCGTGAGCCACCCGGAACTAAACCTGCTCAGGTGATAAGTATTCTTCGTCAAGCAGAGACCCCTAAAATGGCTAAAGAACCATCATTGCCGTCATTATCCAAGCCAGCTTTAAACCCACGTTGTAAATTCAGTGAACCGTTGGTAGTTAAAGCAACCAGCAAGCCCAAGTCATCTGTGAGAAATGCTAGTAAAGTTAAGCCACCATCCAACCATCCAAATAAGATCCCACAAAAGGCACAACCAGAGGTAAAAGCATATCAAGAGCAATCAGAATATTGGCACTCACAGCCAACAAGCATATTCAACTTTGGCAAGTGTGCCAGCCATTATTTGGATAGCTCTCCTGATGAATCGGACTCAGAATCCATAATGTATAAGGCAGCCAATGCTATGGAGCATGCGGAATGCAACCCAAAGAAGAGTCCTTCACGGGTAAATTCTCCTCTTGCGCCTGCTTTAGCAAGGGTTCCTGAAGTCTTTCACATTGTGGGTAGTATACCATCCGCCAAGCTGTCCTCAGAGTTACCCAAAAGGGTAGTTAAAGTGACGTCCAAGAGATTCTTAAAACGTCTAGCTCAGCGTTTAGAGTCTGGTAATAATACCAGTACCATAACCCTTACAGAGGATAATGTTATCAAACCGAGTAAAAGTGCTCGGTCTAGCCAAACAACGCTAAGGACGTCCAATGAAGTGCAAACGCCGCCAACAAGCACATGTAACTTGGATTTGGAGGCACTTAAGAAACTATTGCATCCCGAAAAATCAACTATAACAGAGACCATGCCAACAGAGGTGAAATCCGAAACTAGAGATTCGCTGAATTTGAATGAACTTCTCTCTGGCAACAAAGTTAAGAACATGGAAGATAATCCCTTATGGGATTCCCTAATGCGTCTGGTTGTTCACATGTGTGACGCCAAgggaaatgaccaaaaaacCGACTCCccggcggcggtggtggcagAGAAATCACGATTAAGTGCTGGAGACGGTCAAGAGCGAAAGCCCAAGCAATATTCGGTGTATCTATTGGTTAGTTCAGATGAAGAGGATGGACATGCCATTAGCCAAAGGACTAGTTCTCTACCCATAGAAGTCAAGTCCAGCAAAAAAACTGTTAGCTATAGCAATTTAACCCATAAGAAGACCGAGTATACCGAACATTGCCATCAAGTGTATGAACAAGAACATCCTAAAATTAAACGTAGAAAGAGAAGATGTCGCCGTAATCTTTGTGATACTCAATCCTACTGCCTTTTTCCCGAGCAATTGCCTATACGTCGTCCTTTACATTGGCCCAAGCCGGATATGTCCAAGCCAGAAAATAGACAAATGCGAACCAGTTCAATGCCCAAAAAATCAAATCGTAAACGTTCTATGAGCCTGGCCCTGGAGCAACATCAACGTAGCTGGCGAATGTATGAGAATCAACCATTAAATGCTCGTGCCTTACAAAAGGAATATAGCCGTTTGTTAGGTTCTAGTCATTCGAATTTACGCACAGTGTCTTGTAAATAA